The proteins below come from a single Rhodococcus sp. WMMA185 genomic window:
- a CDS encoding ATP-dependent helicase, translating into MSDILASFSAATREWFNGAFPAPTDAQLGAWESIASGSHTLVVAPTGSGKTLSAFLWSLDQLTATEEKDRKTKVLYVSPLKALGVDVERNLRAPLVGITQTAKRLGLTPPEISVGVRSGDTPPGGRRALIKNPPDILITTPESLFLMLTSAARETLARVDTVIVDEVHAVAGTKRGAHLALSLERLDRLVDTPAQRIGLSATVRPHDEVARFLSGSAPVRIVAPPSPKTFDLTVRVPVEDMTELGLAEPAEGSASATPQAGSIWPHVEEQIVDLVTAHRSSIVFANSRRLAERLTARLNEIYAERGGNAVDRHPKPASQIGIPSDVSFGADPLLARAHHGSVSKDQRALIEDDLKSGRLRCVVATSSLELGIDMGAVDLVVQVEAPPSVANGLQRVGRAGHQVGEISRGVIFPKHRTDLVHCAVTVERMVTGKIEALAVPANPLDILAQHTVAATALEPLDVDDWFETVRRSGSFATLPRSAFEATLDLLAGRYPSDEFAELRPRLVWDREANTLTGRPGAQRLAVTSGGAIPDRGLFAVYMVGENTSRVGELDEEMVYESRVGDVFALGATSWRIEEITFDRVLVSPAYGLPGRLPFWHGDTLGRPAELGEALGQFLREVSLGHETEVHERCGTGGLDEYATSNLVQLVAEQKTATGQVPTDRTMVVERFRDELGDWRLILHSPYGQRVHAPWALAVSARLAERHGLDANASASDDGIIVRLPDTEDAPPGADLFAFDQEEIEDVVSEQVGGSALFASRFRECAARALLLPRRTPGKRAPLWQQRQRSAQLLDVARKYPTFPILLETVRECLQDVYDLPALKDLFGRLQRRQIRIIEVETQSPSPFAGALLFNYVGEFMYEGDSPLAERRAAALSLDSTLLAELLGRVELRELLDADVITQTEKELQRLLPERKARDIEGVADLLRMLGPLTTAEVAERTGADPVAWLEELVSAKRALSVSFAGIDWWTAIEDAPRLRDGLGVPVPIGTPAAFIEPVDDPLGDLISRYARTHGPFTLADAAARFGLGAAVVRDVLQRFALDKRVVEGEFRPAATGSEWCDTEVLRRLRRRSLAAARQEIEPVSTAAFGRFLPSWQHVGGTLRGIDGVAAVVDQLAGFPVPASALESLVLPSRVADYSPAMLDELTSTGEVLWSGAGNISRKDGWVCLHPADSAPRTLAAPAEMELSDVQQRILETLAGGGAYFFRQLSDTLDGIDDSALVAALWELVWLGRIGNDTLAPLRALLSDTSRTTTSHRSPRRPPRARVYRSLAVPVRTAPPTVGGRWSILPESEQDPTLHASATAELLLERYGVVTRGSVMSENVRGGFALMYKVLGTFEDNGRARRGHFVDTLGGAQFSTPPVVDRLRSYADSLEARYTSLPAVTLAASDPANPYGAALPWPKRGDDSAGHRPGRKAGGLVVLLEGELVLFVERGGRTVLTFSDNPGVLRTAATALAGIVKRGGIDKIVVEKVDGHTIHGSDFAPVLTEAGFSPTPRGFRLRA; encoded by the coding sequence GTGAGCGATATCCTGGCCAGCTTCTCCGCCGCCACACGCGAGTGGTTCAATGGCGCGTTTCCCGCGCCGACGGACGCGCAACTGGGCGCGTGGGAATCTATCGCCAGCGGAAGCCACACTCTCGTCGTCGCACCCACCGGTTCGGGGAAGACCCTGTCCGCGTTCCTGTGGTCCCTCGACCAGCTCACCGCCACCGAGGAGAAGGACCGCAAGACCAAGGTTCTCTACGTCTCGCCATTGAAGGCCCTCGGTGTGGATGTCGAGCGCAACCTGCGGGCACCGCTCGTCGGCATCACCCAGACCGCGAAGCGCCTCGGACTCACACCTCCGGAAATCTCGGTGGGCGTGCGGTCCGGTGACACACCACCCGGCGGCCGACGCGCGCTGATCAAGAATCCGCCCGACATTCTCATCACCACGCCCGAATCACTCTTTCTCATGCTCACTTCCGCAGCACGCGAGACGCTGGCTCGGGTGGACACCGTCATCGTCGACGAGGTGCATGCCGTGGCGGGCACCAAGCGCGGTGCACATCTGGCTCTGTCGCTCGAGCGTCTCGATCGGCTTGTCGACACCCCCGCGCAGCGCATCGGGCTGTCCGCGACGGTGAGGCCCCACGACGAGGTGGCCCGGTTCCTGTCCGGATCGGCGCCCGTCCGCATCGTGGCACCGCCATCACCGAAAACGTTCGACCTCACGGTCCGGGTACCGGTCGAGGACATGACCGAGCTCGGCCTCGCCGAGCCCGCCGAGGGTTCGGCTTCGGCTACTCCGCAAGCGGGTTCGATCTGGCCGCATGTCGAAGAACAGATCGTCGACCTCGTCACCGCCCACCGTTCATCTATTGTCTTCGCCAATTCACGGCGCCTCGCCGAGCGGTTGACCGCTCGCCTCAACGAGATCTACGCCGAACGCGGCGGGAACGCCGTCGACAGGCACCCGAAGCCGGCCTCGCAGATCGGGATACCGTCGGACGTCAGTTTCGGCGCCGATCCCCTGTTGGCACGTGCCCACCACGGCTCGGTCAGCAAGGACCAACGGGCGTTGATCGAGGACGACCTCAAATCGGGCCGACTGCGCTGCGTGGTCGCGACAAGCAGTCTCGAACTCGGAATCGATATGGGTGCAGTCGATCTCGTGGTCCAAGTGGAGGCTCCGCCATCTGTGGCCAACGGCCTTCAGCGAGTCGGTCGCGCCGGACACCAGGTCGGCGAGATATCTCGCGGCGTCATATTCCCCAAACACCGCACCGATCTGGTGCACTGCGCGGTCACCGTCGAACGCATGGTGACGGGCAAGATCGAGGCACTCGCCGTCCCTGCCAATCCGCTGGATATCCTGGCGCAGCACACCGTGGCAGCTACCGCCCTCGAACCCCTTGATGTCGACGACTGGTTCGAGACGGTAAGGCGCAGCGGTTCGTTCGCGACCCTGCCACGGTCCGCCTTCGAGGCAACCCTCGATTTACTTGCCGGCCGGTACCCTTCCGACGAGTTCGCGGAACTCCGCCCCCGTCTCGTGTGGGACCGAGAGGCGAACACGCTCACCGGGCGTCCCGGTGCGCAGCGGCTTGCGGTGACGTCGGGTGGCGCAATCCCCGATCGGGGATTGTTCGCGGTGTACATGGTCGGCGAAAATACTTCTCGCGTGGGCGAACTGGACGAAGAGATGGTGTATGAGTCGCGTGTGGGCGACGTGTTCGCGCTCGGCGCCACCAGTTGGCGCATCGAGGAGATCACCTTCGACCGTGTGCTGGTCAGCCCCGCCTACGGACTGCCTGGACGGCTGCCGTTCTGGCACGGAGACACCCTCGGCAGACCGGCGGAACTCGGCGAGGCGCTGGGGCAGTTCCTGCGGGAGGTTTCGCTCGGGCACGAGACGGAGGTCCACGAGCGCTGCGGTACCGGGGGGCTCGACGAATATGCCACCAGCAACCTCGTTCAACTCGTTGCCGAACAGAAGACCGCGACGGGCCAGGTACCCACCGATCGCACGATGGTGGTAGAACGCTTCCGCGACGAGCTCGGCGACTGGCGGCTGATCCTGCACTCTCCGTACGGGCAACGAGTACATGCGCCTTGGGCTCTCGCAGTGAGCGCCCGGCTCGCCGAGCGGCACGGACTCGACGCCAACGCCAGCGCGTCTGACGACGGCATCATCGTACGACTTCCCGATACCGAGGACGCCCCTCCCGGTGCCGACCTGTTCGCCTTCGATCAAGAGGAGATCGAAGATGTCGTCAGCGAGCAGGTCGGCGGATCGGCCCTGTTCGCATCGCGGTTCCGGGAATGCGCAGCGCGCGCGCTGCTCCTGCCCCGCAGAACTCCCGGAAAGCGCGCGCCGTTATGGCAGCAGCGGCAGCGCTCGGCTCAACTCCTCGACGTGGCGCGGAAGTATCCGACCTTCCCGATCCTGCTCGAGACGGTCCGCGAGTGCCTCCAAGATGTGTACGACCTCCCGGCGCTGAAGGACCTGTTCGGCCGCCTACAGCGGCGCCAGATCCGCATCATCGAGGTGGAAACGCAGTCACCGTCCCCGTTCGCCGGCGCTCTGCTGTTCAACTACGTCGGCGAGTTCATGTATGAGGGCGACAGTCCCCTCGCCGAACGGCGTGCGGCGGCGCTGTCCCTCGATTCGACGCTCCTCGCCGAACTCCTCGGGCGGGTCGAACTGCGGGAGTTGCTCGACGCCGATGTCATCACCCAGACCGAGAAGGAACTGCAGCGACTCCTCCCCGAACGTAAGGCCCGCGACATCGAGGGGGTCGCAGATCTCCTCCGGATGCTCGGCCCACTCACAACGGCGGAGGTCGCCGAGCGCACCGGCGCAGATCCAGTCGCGTGGCTCGAGGAACTGGTCAGCGCCAAGCGAGCGCTGTCGGTGTCCTTCGCCGGAATCGACTGGTGGACAGCGATCGAGGACGCGCCGCGCCTGCGGGACGGCCTGGGTGTACCCGTGCCGATCGGCACCCCGGCGGCGTTCATCGAACCAGTCGACGATCCCCTCGGCGACCTGATCAGCCGCTACGCCCGCACCCACGGACCGTTCACTCTCGCTGATGCCGCCGCTCGGTTCGGCCTCGGTGCCGCGGTCGTCCGTGACGTCCTCCAGCGCTTCGCCCTCGACAAACGTGTGGTGGAAGGCGAATTCCGGCCCGCGGCAACAGGGAGCGAATGGTGCGACACTGAGGTCTTACGCCGCCTCCGTAGGCGTTCGCTCGCCGCGGCCAGGCAAGAAATCGAGCCCGTCAGCACCGCGGCCTTCGGCCGTTTCCTTCCGAGCTGGCAGCACGTGGGCGGCACGCTCCGAGGAATCGACGGGGTCGCCGCGGTCGTCGACCAGCTCGCCGGATTCCCGGTGCCGGCGTCCGCGCTCGAATCACTGGTCCTGCCGTCACGCGTGGCCGACTACTCCCCCGCCATGCTGGACGAGCTCACATCCACCGGTGAGGTGCTGTGGTCCGGCGCGGGCAACATCTCCCGCAAGGACGGATGGGTGTGCCTGCATCCCGCCGACTCGGCACCGCGTACTCTCGCGGCACCCGCGGAGATGGAGCTCTCGGATGTCCAGCAACGCATTCTCGAGACCCTGGCCGGCGGCGGGGCCTATTTCTTCCGGCAGCTGTCCGACACGCTCGACGGTATCGATGACAGCGCACTGGTGGCGGCGCTGTGGGAACTGGTGTGGCTCGGGCGAATAGGGAACGACACCCTTGCTCCACTGCGCGCCCTCCTCTCCGACACCTCCCGCACCACCACCAGCCATCGTTCGCCACGACGACCTCCCCGCGCCCGGGTGTACCGGAGCCTTGCGGTTCCGGTGAGAACTGCGCCGCCGACGGTCGGCGGTCGGTGGTCGATTCTGCCCGAGTCCGAACAGGATCCAACTCTGCATGCGAGCGCCACCGCCGAACTGCTGCTCGAACGGTACGGGGTGGTTACACGAGGATCGGTGATGTCGGAGAACGTGCGGGGCGGATTCGCGCTGATGTACAAGGTGCTCGGCACCTTCGAGGACAACGGACGTGCCCGCCGCGGGCACTTCGTCGACACCCTCGGTGGCGCACAGTTCTCGACCCCGCCAGTGGTTGACCGTCTGCGCAGCTACGCCGATTCCCTCGAAGCCAGGTACACCAGTCTTCCCGCCGTCA
- a CDS encoding SDR family oxidoreductase — translation MTESVLVLGGSGAAGKHLVKILRAAGVEALAAGRNRARADRVIDLSDPSSLSAGLDGVSVVVNCSGIEDPTVAAAAATRGIAFTDIASDYNYFQQLEQVDGPILLCAGIAPGLTTLLAVEAARGGGPVDVVIGFGAGELGGPASAEFFDGLSGKSFTDPDGSQVRNYTRPKLFKLPAQAGYARFPALRTDFGDQNKLTADLGVPVRSYLRLDSRLATVKLAAFTLIPRLATIIPDMPGGSGWVVAAYGDTGQCHWAAGHGLYRATAVLTAEVVKRLLDNPIESPTWIHDWIKLDDLREPLEAAGVEFGTGI, via the coding sequence ATGACGGAATCGGTGTTGGTCCTCGGTGGGTCCGGGGCAGCGGGAAAGCACCTGGTCAAAATACTGCGGGCAGCGGGCGTCGAAGCGCTGGCGGCGGGCCGGAACCGGGCGCGCGCGGACCGGGTGATCGACCTATCCGACCCCTCATCCCTGTCGGCCGGTTTGGACGGGGTGTCCGTAGTGGTGAACTGCTCCGGCATCGAGGATCCCACCGTGGCGGCGGCGGCCGCCACGCGAGGGATCGCGTTCACGGACATCGCCTCCGACTACAACTACTTCCAGCAACTCGAGCAAGTGGATGGCCCGATCCTGCTCTGCGCTGGGATCGCGCCCGGGCTGACCACCCTGCTCGCTGTCGAGGCAGCTCGGGGCGGTGGGCCAGTGGACGTGGTGATCGGGTTCGGGGCGGGCGAGCTGGGTGGGCCGGCATCCGCGGAGTTCTTCGACGGGCTGAGCGGCAAGAGCTTCACGGACCCGGACGGATCGCAGGTGCGGAACTACACCCGCCCCAAGCTTTTCAAGCTTCCCGCGCAGGCGGGATATGCGCGATTCCCGGCGCTGCGAACAGACTTCGGCGACCAGAACAAGCTCACCGCAGACCTCGGCGTCCCGGTACGCAGCTACCTACGACTCGACTCGCGACTTGCCACCGTCAAGCTGGCCGCGTTCACATTGATTCCGCGACTCGCGACGATAATCCCCGACATGCCCGGCGGTAGCGGCTGGGTTGTCGCGGCGTATGGCGACACTGGACAATGCCACTGGGCTGCAGGTCATGGCCTGTACCGGGCAACGGCGGTTCTCACCGCCGAGGTAGTGAAGCGTCTACTGGACAATCCGATCGAGTCACCGACCTGGATTCACGACTGGATCAAGCTAGACGATCTGCGGGAGCCCCTCGAGGCCGCCGGTGTCGAGTTCGGCACCGGAATATAG